In the genome of Impatiens glandulifera chromosome 6, dImpGla2.1, whole genome shotgun sequence, the window AGATAAGATTCAGAATGACTGTTACAAGAAGAATTGTCTGATTTTTCATTGTAATTTGTCTTTCTTTTAGTTTCTTAGACATCTACAGATTCACTTCATGTTCTATATCTACTAAAAACAGTTGATTGTTGCTTTGATTGTCATTTAAACTCGATTACATTTGATGGATTTGATGTCGAACTCCACAATGACTGTTACAAGAATTGATGGATTTTTCATTGTAATTTGTCTTTCTTTTTTAGTTTCTTAGACATCTACAGATTCACTTCATGTTCTATATCTACTAAAAACAGTTGATTCTGTAGTTTTAATTGTTCTGGGGATGAATGATTTAGTTGAGATAATATGACAACAAGACAATTGACAATGACCCTGTTTTCTAATAGTGTGGTTTTGATCACAGTCTAAatttaagaaacaaataaatCTGTGTTGATTTGTCTGCAGAATGCAAAGAACCCTTTTGAGGTACAATAAGCATATTGATTCTTCCGAGGAATCCTTATTGTTGGAACATAAGGAAGAGGTTATTGTCTCACATTTTTTTCCCTTCAAATCCTCAAAAAACATCTATTCCTATTGAAGTTTGAGTTTGTACCTTGTTTATGACAGAAGCATGAGTTAGAAGCAGATATCTTAAAAGAAGAAATAGAGAATCTGAAATGGAAACAAATGTGAGTGTTCGTTAACTAACCAGCATACAAGAAAATAGTTTTTTGATCTTCTTTTATGGTCCTGATTTGTAGGCAGTTGATGGGTAAGGATCTCTCAGGCTTGGTATTGAAAGATTTGCAACATATAGAACAACAACTCAATGAAGGATTATTAGCAGTGAAAGAAAGGAAGGTTTGAATGATCACATCCTTTCTTTTGAATTGTAAAtggttttttcttcttctcaaaAAATTCACGTCAATTCACTATTTCAGGAGCAACTGCTGACTGAACAATTAGAACGATCTAGAGTTCAGGTATTTAGTTGATGCTGTTTCATGTTAAGCCATTGGAGATTTCAATTTTCAACAATACTTTCGATAAATTTTAGGAACACTTGGCTATTATGGAAAATGTGAATTTAAGAAAACAGGCAAGTAACTTTTTTTGTTTCTTACTTTTTAACTTGTTCCATTTGCAATTTACACAATCTTCTGTTcttactttatattttgtttaatatgaaGTTTAGGTTGAAGAGCTTCGGAGTTTCTTCCCCGTGAGCACACAACCGGGGCCTGATTATCTGGGATCTTTTCCTTTGGAAAGAGATCACTTTATTTTGAAATGTGAAGGTGCTAGTTCAACATGCAATCTTATAGCTGATAAAGAACACAACGACGACATCAATTTAGAATTGGCGTATGTCTTTTCTTCTTcgtattatttttcaaatccaTTGGctaaattatatgaaatcataCTCGGGTAGTGGTTTTTGTTGCTCCTAGATGATGTGCCCATTTAGAAACTTTTTCTGGATCTGAGTATGAATATAGATGAGATATCGTTTTTCTGTCATTTATCTCATTTGCATATATCACTTTTGGAAACATAACTTAGTTAGACATAGATTCAGACTGTATCTAATGGTAGATATTTTTGTTGCTCCTAAATGATTGtgcccatttgaaaacactttctgtatatgaatatgaatatgaatatagGTGAGAAACcgtgaataaatttatttgttaacaCTTTGGCACTTATCCCGTTCATATTCAGATGAGATCACGTTTAGAAACATAACTTAATTCAGACAATGTTTCTAAACGATTATAAATATGGTTGAAATAATAGGTGATttgatcaaacaagctctaggtttggaaacacttttgtaGATGAAAACAGACGAGAAACTATCAATTAATTTTTGCGTTTTTGATTGAATAATTTCAGTTTCCATTGTTTTAGTTTCATCTAGCACAGCAATTGCTGATCATGTCTCTTTTTGGATAATATTTACTTGCACTAGATGTTTGACTCATGGAATGATGAATTCATCACTATAGTTTCATTTTATTGAGTTCTTATTTTGAATTGTGTTCAATTAATctgaaattaaaataacattgatttttttcttaGGCTTCAACCgaaggtttatgaaatacgacaAGTACCTGCAGAAGACAACCCTTCAAGTAGCTCCGGTAGTCAGATGACCCACCGATGAACCTTTTTCAGGGGACGATGTTAACTGTTTCTATTGATTATTCGTAAATTCTTGTTGACCAAAAGATCTATCATCAAATGTAACTTTTGAGAAATGTTAAGTCTAGTTCTTAGTTCTTGAGATGATCTTGTTACTTTTGAGAAATGTTAAGTCTAGTTCTTAGTTCTTGAGATGATCTTGTTTGTGACAATTGTTTTCTTAAGTCATGTGTTTATCTAGTTATGCCTTAGTAggctctcattttttttttgtaacatgTCACTTGACCAAGTTAAAATTAGTAGATTTGATCAATGGTCtcaaaaagattttttttttctaggtAATTGTTTTGACGTTGAGcccaatttatttaaaattataattttttataatatcttatttgggtgttgatttagatgaaataatcttcgagtatatttttaaattatatatattaataaatttaataacattggTTTGTTTCAAACCAATTTAGACATTTTTAAACACGACCAATCATCAA includes:
- the LOC124942905 gene encoding MADS-box transcription factor 23-like; this translates as MGRGKIEIKRIENANSRQVTFSKRRAGLLKKARELAVLCDAEIALIIFSNTGKLFEFSSKGMQRTLLRYNKHIDSSEESLLLEHKEEKHELEADILKEEIENLKWKQMQLMGKDLSGLVLKDLQHIEQQLNEGLLAVKERKEQLLTEQLERSRVQEHLAIMENVNLRKQVEELRSFFPVSTQPGPDYLGSFPLERDHFILKCEGASSTCNLIADKEHNDDINLELALQPKVYEIRQVPAEDNPSSSSGSQMTHR